Proteins encoded within one genomic window of Acidovorax sp. 107:
- a CDS encoding pseudouridine synthase has translation MHNPRHPHVLPVRDGVSPSCVVLPTHGQGSMLDFLAERLPAVPRDEWCQRMEAGDVIDERGQAVLPVRPFEGGLRLYYYRSLSAEPTLPFSETVVYQDEHLVVADKPHFMPVTPSGRYLHNTLLVRLKRRLGLPELSPLHRIDRDTAGLVMLSVHQATRGAYQALFRDRQIIKRYEAVAPWRADLVFPRDHRSRVEESPQFFRMQEAPGEPNSHTHMQVLETDGDWARYLLSPVTGKRHQLRVHMAALGLPLRNDAFYPVVNDPPDGDYSRPLQLLARSLEFVDPVTGEHRVFASRQSLHLP, from the coding sequence ATGCACAACCCTCGCCATCCCCACGTACTGCCTGTGCGCGATGGAGTCAGCCCCAGTTGCGTGGTGCTGCCGACGCATGGGCAGGGCAGCATGCTGGATTTTTTGGCAGAACGGCTGCCTGCGGTGCCCCGCGATGAATGGTGCCAGCGCATGGAGGCTGGCGATGTGATCGACGAGCGCGGACAGGCCGTGCTGCCTGTGCGGCCGTTTGAGGGGGGACTGCGCCTCTACTACTACCGCAGCCTGTCGGCCGAGCCCACCTTGCCGTTCAGCGAAACCGTGGTGTATCAGGACGAGCATCTGGTGGTGGCGGACAAACCGCACTTCATGCCGGTCACGCCCTCTGGCCGGTATCTGCACAACACGCTGCTGGTGCGCCTCAAACGCCGTCTGGGGCTGCCAGAGCTGTCGCCGCTGCACCGGATCGACCGCGATACCGCTGGCTTGGTGATGCTGTCGGTACACCAAGCCACGCGCGGTGCGTACCAGGCGCTGTTCCGCGACCGACAGATCATCAAGCGCTACGAGGCTGTTGCGCCCTGGCGTGCCGACCTGGTCTTCCCGCGCGACCATCGCAGTCGCGTGGAGGAGAGCCCGCAGTTTTTTCGCATGCAAGAGGCACCGGGCGAACCCAACAGCCACACGCATATGCAGGTGCTGGAGACCGACGGTGACTGGGCACGGTATCTGTTGTCGCCCGTCACCGGCAAGCGGCACCAATTGCGGGTGCACATGGCCGCCCTGGGGCTGCCATTGCGCAACGACGCTTTCTATCCCGTTGTCAATGACCCGCCCGATGGCGATTATTCGCGGCCCCTGCAATTGCTGGCCCGGTCTCTCGAGTTTGTGGACCCCGTCACTGGTGAGCACCGCGTGTTTGCAAGCAGGCAGTCGCTGCACCTGCCCTGA